A part of Mercenaria mercenaria strain notata unplaced genomic scaffold, MADL_Memer_1 contig_2774, whole genome shotgun sequence genomic DNA contains:
- the LOC128552400 gene encoding uncharacterized protein LOC128552400, producing the protein MKGVHAPLPLQNIQTAKDDLLKTFEDLESSTVGSVLAENNFSVQEDCNVLKRIEGRSDSDMKQSIENLERENKDLKQKIIKLEQKSSKPSPKVRIQIFAQGGEIPTKISKELESMLGARMNTKSSHLQICTVNSYDKILFDLPLLVICITSSRLGTDAIKAINDIPEQAKGKTTLIMFHHKNENSLPKQLSKYVLTTDEFRELGAVCDMAFWKNEGIYPCDFNYKALDKIIAFIENA; encoded by the exons ATGAAAGGTGTGCATGCCCCACTGCCCTTGCAG AATATACAAACTGCAAAAGATGACCTTCTTAAGACTTTCGAAGACCTAGAAAGTTCAACAGTCGGAAGCGTTTTAGCAGAGAATAACTTCAGTGTGCAAGAAGATTGTAATGTTCTTAAACGGATCGAAGGAAGAAGCGATAGCGATATGAAACAGAGTATTGAAAACCTGGAGAGAGAAAACAAAGACCTTAAGCAGAAAATTATTAAATTGGAACAAAAATCTTCGAAACCATCGCCAAAAG TTCGCATTCAAATATTTGCTCAAGGCGGAGAAATACCGACAAAAATTAGCAAAGAGCTCGAGTCTATGCTAGGCGCACGAATGAATACAAAGTCCAGTCATCTACAGATATGCACTGTCAACAGCTacgataaaatattatttgatttgcCACTTCTTGTTATTTGTATCACTTCTTCAAGATTAGGCACCGACGCAATTAAGGCCATTAATGATATTCCAG AGCAAGCCAAGGGCAAGACTACATTGATCATGTTTCACCACAAAAATGAAAACAGCCTTCCAAAGCAACTAAGTAAATATGTATTGACAACAGACGAATTCAGAGAGCTTGGTGCTGTGTGTGACATGGCCTTTTGGAAAAACGAAGGCATCTACCCATGTGACTTTAATTATAAAGCTCTTGATAAGATAATTGCATTCATCGAGAACGCCTAA